The stretch of DNA GGAGCATTTAGATAAAGTGATCGAGGTTGACCAATCGCCCATTGGCCGAACACCCCGCTCCAACCCGGCTACCTATACGGGTATGTTTTCGGAAATCAGACTGCTGTTTGCCGAACTGCCCGAAGCTAAAATTCGCGGCTACAAACCGGGCCGGTTTTCGTTCAACGTGAAAGGCGGGCGGTGCGAAGACTGCGAAGGCGCGGGCATGAAAAAAATCGAGATGGAGTTTCTGCCCGACGTACACGTACTGTGCGAAACCTGCAAAGGCAAACGCTTCAACCGCGAAACGCTGGAAGTGCGCTTCAAAGGCAAATCCATCGCCGACGTGCTGGACATGACCGTCGAACAGGCGTTGGACTACTTCGCCAGCCAGCCAAAAATTCTGCGTAAAGTGCAGACCCTGAACGATGTAGGATTGGGCTATATCACCCTCGGCCAACACGCTACAACGCTATCGGGCGGTGAAGCGCAGCGCGTAAAGTTAGCCGAAGAGTTATCGAAAAAAGACACCGGCAAAACCCTGTACATCTTAGACGAACCGACTACCGGCCTGCACTTCCAGGACATCGCCCACCTGCTCGATGTACTGAACAAACTCGCCGACAAGGGCAACACCGTACTCATCATCGAACACAACCTCGACGTCATCAAAGTGGCCGACCACGTAATCGACCTCGGCCCGGAAGGGGGCAACAAAGGTGGCCTAATCATTGCCGAAGGAACGCCCGAAAAAGTGGCGAACGCCAAAGGAAGCTACACCGGCAAGTTTCTGAAAGCGGAGTTGGGGTAGGTCTACCGCGCCAAATAACCGCCATCTACTGGATAATACGCCCCCGTTACGAACGACGCTTTGTCGGAGCTGAGCCAGATAACCAGTTCGGCTACTTCTTCGGCCCGGCCCAGCCGCCCAATAGGATGCAGGCCGATCAGCATCTGCTTCATGTCGGACGGAATCTGCGCCAGGAGGGGCGTATCGATGAATGCCGGCCCAACCGAGTTGATGCGAATGCTCTGCGGAGCATATTCGACAGCCGCCGTTTTGGTTAGGCCAAGCAGAGCATGTTTGGCCGCTACGTAGCCCGGCGAGGTTGCAAACGCCACTTGTCCCAAAATCGACGACATATTTACGATAGCCCCGCCACCTCCCTGCTTCAGTAGCTGCTGCAACTGGTATTTCATACAGTAAAAGACGCTATTCAGATTGATATTGATAACGTGCTGCCAGCCGTCGAGCGAGTAGTCGGCGGTGGGGTTTTGTTCGCCACCGATGCCCGCATTGTTACAGGCCATATCGAGCCGCCCGTATGCCGCAACTGTCTCGGCCACGAGTTGTTCGCACTGCGCCGGATCGCCCACGTCGGCCCGGACGAACGTAGCGTTTCCGCCCGCTGCCGCAATCTCATCCACGACCTGCTGCCCGTGTTCGTCGGCAATATCAGAGACAACTACACTGGCTCCGTGCTGCGCGTACAGCATGGCACATGCTTTGCCAATACCCGACCCGGCTCCCGTTACGAGGGCCACCTTCCCCTGCATATCTTTTTCCATAACTTCATTACGTTGATTACTGATGTCGTAAAGCTAACGATCTGAACGGTAGGTAGTAGCTGACCACCGACAGTATCGGACCTGATTCTTCTCCAATGGCCGTTGGTGGGGCAGTCTCAAACACCTATCTTCACCGTCTCAAAATTCATTGTGTTTGGCGTATGCGCTCCCCTTTCTTTTACGTTTTACTCCTCGTTTTAGTGGTTCTCGACGGCTGGCTTCTGGCCCATCCTAATCTAATTGGCCGGGCAGGGGTCTTCTTTTTCGAATACGATTACCTCGAAACGTTTCCTAAAGCCCTCGGCACCGTTGCGACTGTGGTGGGACTGGCATTGCTGATTGCCTGGGCCGTTGGTCGGCTGGGGCGTACCGTCGCGCTGTTGCTATTAATCATTCTGGTGCTGGCGTCGGGCTATTGGCTTTTCAATAATTTTCAGGCGTATAATTCCGGCGTTTATAAACTGACCGGTGCCGGTTTCCGCGCTGGTGCCATCCTGCTGCCGGGTCTGGTGGTGTTAGTATTCGGCGAAGCGTTGGTTCGGCGGCTGGGCAGGCTGTAATATGCTAACAATAACAGGATTGGACATGGCCGTACATAAAACTCGAATACAATGACTTTGCGTAAGTGGCTATGGGTATTACTATTGGCACAAACAGGCTCTCAACTGTTTGCACAGGATGCTGAACAGCAAACAGCCGGGCGGGCCAATGGTTCGGGCCTGTCGGCAATTTACCTCCTCCGGCCCGACCGCGTATTCGACGGGGAAACCATGCACGAGGGGTGGGTAGTACGAATCAACGGCAACAAGATTGAAGCCGTCGGGCCAGCCGCCAGTGTAGCTGCCAACGGTGGGGAACAATCCGGCGTTTCGGTGGTCGACCTGAAGGGCACCACCTTGCTGCCGGGTTTCATTGAGGGGCATTCGCATCTGCTGCTACACCCATACAATGAAACACCCTGGGACGATCAGGTTCTCAAAGAAGCGCGGTCGCTGCGGGTGGCGCGGGCAACGGTTCACGCCCGGAAAACATTGCTGGCGGGTTTTACGACCGTGCGCGACCTCGGCACAGAAGGGGCCGATTACGACGATGTTGGTCTGAAACACGCTATCGAACAGGGTATTATTCCCGGCCCGCGTATGGTGGTGGTTACGCGGGCACTTATCGCAACGGGCAGTTACGCGCCGAAAGGGTTTAGCCCCGACATAACCGTGCCGCAGGGTGCCGAAGAAGCCGACGGACACGATGCGCTGATTCGGGCTGTGCGGACGCAGATTGGCAAAGGAGCCGATGCTATAAAAGTATATGCCGACTACCGTTGGGGGCTGATGGCCGAAGCCCGCCCAACCTTCTCAGTCGATGAACTAAAGCTCATTGTCAAAACTGCCCGCAGCAGCGGACGGGGTGTAGTAGCCCACGCCAGCACTGCCGAAGGTATGCATCGGGCTATTCTGGCGGGGGTCGAAACGGTTGAACACGGCGATGCCGGAACGCCCGAAATTTTCGCCCTGATGAAGCAGCGGGGCGTGGCCCTCTGCCCTACCCTCGCGGCAGGCGATGCCGTGAGCCAATACCGGGGCTGGAAAAAAGGCACTGAGCCCGAACCCGAACGCATTCGGCAAAAGCGCGTTACGTTTCGGCAGGCTCTCGACGCGGGGGTGACGCTTTGCGCCGGGGGCGACGTGGGCGTATTTGCGCACGGCGACAATGCCCGCGAACTGGAGATGATGGTTGACTACGGCATGAACCCGCTCGATGTGTTGCGGTCAGCTACATCGGTCAATGCCGATGTCTTTCACCTCGCCGACCGGGGGCGCATACGGCCCGGTTTACTGGCCGACCTGGTGGCGGTGGCGGGTGATCCGTCGCGGCAAATCAGCGATCTACGGCGGGTTCGTCGGGTCTGGAAAGGGGGCGTATTGCATCTGCCTGAGTGAAAAACTATTCGCAGGCTGGTGAGTTTTATCATTGACGTGTTATAAACCGGCTTTTTTCAATCCAGTATGACCGACGTTCGGGTTTTTGGGCTATTTTCGCCGGGTAATCGACCATTGACCTGCTAATCCATTCGTCCTGAATACTCTACCCTGATTTTTTTATGGCAAACAATGCTGAATTAACCGTCGACGGTAAGTCGTACTCATTTCCAGTTCTGGAAGGAAGCGAACACGAAAAAGCCTTCGACATATCGGCCCTCCGTGACCAAACCGGCTACGTAACCTTAGACCGGGGTTATAAAAATACCGGTGCTACCCAAAGTGCTATTACGTTCCTCGACGGTGAAGAAGGTATTTTGCGCTACCGGGGTTATTCTATTGAAGACTTAGCCTCTAAAGCCTCTTTTCTGGAAGTTGCGTACCTGCTCATCTACGGCGAACTACCCACTGCCAATCAATACGAAACGTTCAGCAACGGCATTCGTCGGCATACGCTCGTGAACGAAGACATGCGCAAAATCTTCGACGGATTCCCGGTTTCGGCACACCCGATGTGTGTACTGGCATCGCTGGTGAGTGCA from Spirosoma montaniterrae encodes:
- a CDS encoding SDR family NAD(P)-dependent oxidoreductase, producing the protein MEKDMQGKVALVTGAGSGIGKACAMLYAQHGASVVVSDIADEHGQQVVDEIAAAGGNATFVRADVGDPAQCEQLVAETVAAYGRLDMACNNAGIGGEQNPTADYSLDGWQHVININLNSVFYCMKYQLQQLLKQGGGGAIVNMSSILGQVAFATSPGYVAAKHALLGLTKTAAVEYAPQSIRINSVGPAFIDTPLLAQIPSDMKQMLIGLHPIGRLGRAEEVAELVIWLSSDKASFVTGAYYPVDGGYLAR
- a CDS encoding amidohydrolase family protein, with protein sequence MRKWLWVLLLAQTGSQLFAQDAEQQTAGRANGSGLSAIYLLRPDRVFDGETMHEGWVVRINGNKIEAVGPAASVAANGGEQSGVSVVDLKGTTLLPGFIEGHSHLLLHPYNETPWDDQVLKEARSLRVARATVHARKTLLAGFTTVRDLGTEGADYDDVGLKHAIEQGIIPGPRMVVVTRALIATGSYAPKGFSPDITVPQGAEEADGHDALIRAVRTQIGKGADAIKVYADYRWGLMAEARPTFSVDELKLIVKTARSSGRGVVAHASTAEGMHRAILAGVETVEHGDAGTPEIFALMKQRGVALCPTLAAGDAVSQYRGWKKGTEPEPERIRQKRVTFRQALDAGVTLCAGGDVGVFAHGDNARELEMMVDYGMNPLDVLRSATSVNADVFHLADRGRIRPGLLADLVAVAGDPSRQISDLRRVRRVWKGGVLHLPE